A window of the Gossypium arboreum isolate Shixiya-1 chromosome 2, ASM2569848v2, whole genome shotgun sequence genome harbors these coding sequences:
- the LOC108464240 gene encoding uncharacterized protein LOC108464240 isoform X1, with the protein MGETRPVPRRESPWGMPEGEHRQPKAHRCNDRAEDVIQACFEGNPFKTVPGPFKLFWQCMRSKPGEEPTEPYTYLQLDPPKREVELE; encoded by the exons ATGGGTGAGACAAGGCCAGTGCCAAGGAGAGAGAGCCCATGGGGAATGCCAGAAGGGGAGCATCGGCAACCTAAGGCTCATCGTTGCAACGATCGAGCTGAAGATGTTATCCAa GCTTGTTTTGAGGGGAACCCATTTAAGACCGTTCCAGGACCTTTTAAGCTCTTTTGGCAGTGCATGCGTTCTAAACCTGG AGAGGAACCAACAGAGCCATACACCTATTTGCAGCTGGACCCCCCAAAGAGAGAGGTGGAGCTTGAATGA
- the LOC108464240 gene encoding uncharacterized protein LOC108464240 isoform X2 has translation MGETRPVPRRESPWGMPEGEHRQPKAHRCNDRAEDVIQACFEGNPFKTVPGPFKLFWQCMRSKPGCGYESIILS, from the exons ATGGGTGAGACAAGGCCAGTGCCAAGGAGAGAGAGCCCATGGGGAATGCCAGAAGGGGAGCATCGGCAACCTAAGGCTCATCGTTGCAACGATCGAGCTGAAGATGTTATCCAa GCTTGTTTTGAGGGGAACCCATTTAAGACCGTTCCAGGACCTTTTAAGCTCTTTTGGCAGTGCATGCGTTCTAAACCTGG ATGTGGGTATGAGAGCATAATTTTGAGCTGA
- the LOC108466375 gene encoding cytochrome P450 89A2-like, translated as MPFSRVKALFLSLHERYGPIYTLYIGSKPLIVIASHSLAHQALIDNSVIFADRPQAMATDKFLSCDQQNISSAFYSPTWLRLRRNLTYNILHTLRIKSFACARKWALDALINRLKSHSSSYEYHHTKIREHIQHALYSLFAFICFGEKLEDKKIQDINDLQRRLQLSFDEFKVLNLFPSLGKFVFHKRWEKLRQLRQDQEKLMVPLIKARKAMREGKNEKDEAFLPYVDTLFDLQLKEENRKLEEKEIVTLCSEFFTGGIDTTSTTLEWIMANLVKHPHIQDKLFKEIKGVVSDGEVEIKDGDLRKMPYLRAVILESLRRHPPSHFLIPHTVTKNVVLGGF; from the coding sequence ATGCCTTTCTCACGTGTTAAGGCCCTTTTTCTTTCCCTACATGAAAGATATGGTCCGATTTATACCCTGTATATAGGCTCAAAGCCCTTAATCGTTATTGCCAGTCACTCCCTTGCCCATCAAGCCTTGATTGATAACAGTGTCATCTTTGCTGACCGTCCCCAAGCAATGGCCACTGATAAGTTCCTCAGCTGTGACCAACAGAACATTTCCTCGGCATTCTATAGCCCTACATGGCTCCGGCTCCGCCGTAATCTTACCTATAATATCCTGCATACTTTGCGGATAAAATCCTTTGCATGTGCACGTAAATGGGCCTTGGATGCACTCATCAACCGCCTAAAGTCTCACTCATCATCTTATGAATATCATCACACTAAAATCAGAGAGCATATACAACATGCACTCTACAGTTTGTTCGCTTTTATTTGCTTTGGTGAGAAGCTTGAAGACAAGAAAATTCAAGATATCAATGATCTGCAGCGACGCCTACAGTTGAGCTTTGATGAATTCAAAGTACTCAATCTGTTTCCAAGTTTGGGGAAATTTGTCTTTCACAAGCGATGGGAAAAGCTTCGTCAGCTTCGACAGGATCAGGAAAAACTAATGGTACCTTTAATAAAAGCTAGAAAGGCGATGAGGGAAGGAAAAAACGAAAAGGATGAGGCTTTCCTTCCCTATGTTGACACTTTGTTTGATTTACAACTTAAAGAGGAAAACAGGAAACTTGAAGAAAAGGAAATTGTGACATTGTGCTCTGAGTTCTTCACTGGAGGCATTGATACTACTTCCACAACTCTAGAATGGATCATGGCTAATTTGGTGAAGCACCCACATATTCAAGACAAGTtattcaaggaaatcaaagggGTTGTCTCAGACGgggaagtagagattaaggatgGAGATTTGAGGAAGATGCCATATCTTAGAGCCGTTATCTTAGAAAGTTTAAGGCGTCATCCTCCTAGCCATTTTCTAATCCCACATACGGTAACAAAAAATGTTGTTTTGGGTGGTTTTTAG